The proteins below come from a single Anaerobaca lacustris genomic window:
- a CDS encoding Gfo/Idh/MocA family oxidoreductase, giving the protein MTQPVSNSNVNRRQFLQATGSLAAGAAVLGGLSPAAFASEDNTIRLALLGCGGRGTGAVGDALGVPDGGPIKLYAMADVVESRMAAAYKSLKEQFGDRIDVPDDRKFIGFKGYQKAIDILRPGDVAMCTTRSYIRPLHVEYAIKKGINVFMEKPFASDPGGLHRLLRAGEEADRKGVKVLAGVQCRHSPARQALIEKIRNGEMGEIPLIRANRLGGAGWLGNQGENANKLMRQLEFGRAQLYWIGSGHMVDNLIHQIDECCWIKDAWPVRAEGLGGRVPRSQDRGQNIDVYSMEYTFADGTKAFCGFRRMNHCRSEFATFIHGTKCAAQFSGDVHAATVHMFKDQRIEKGNIAWTPTRDRYSPWQYEWNVFIDNIRNDRPHNETKRAVYSDLTSCMGRAACHTGQTITWDDMMKSRFQFCDYLDDLDYDSPPPVKADADGWFPVPIPGQWTEI; this is encoded by the coding sequence ATGACTCAGCCCGTCAGCAATTCCAACGTCAATCGCAGACAGTTTCTCCAGGCCACGGGCTCGCTCGCAGCGGGAGCCGCCGTGCTGGGGGGCCTCTCGCCGGCTGCGTTTGCCAGCGAAGACAACACGATCCGCCTGGCGCTGCTCGGCTGCGGCGGACGCGGCACGGGTGCCGTCGGCGACGCCCTCGGCGTGCCCGACGGCGGCCCCATCAAGCTCTATGCCATGGCCGATGTCGTGGAAAGCCGCATGGCCGCAGCATACAAGTCGCTGAAGGAGCAGTTCGGCGACCGCATCGACGTGCCCGATGACCGCAAATTTATCGGCTTCAAGGGCTACCAGAAGGCCATCGACATCCTCCGGCCGGGCGATGTGGCGATGTGCACCACGCGATCCTACATCCGACCGCTCCACGTCGAGTACGCCATCAAGAAGGGCATCAACGTCTTCATGGAAAAACCCTTCGCCTCCGATCCGGGCGGCCTGCATCGCCTGCTCCGCGCCGGCGAAGAGGCGGATCGTAAGGGCGTCAAGGTGCTGGCCGGCGTGCAGTGCCGCCATTCGCCCGCCCGCCAGGCGCTGATCGAGAAGATCCGCAACGGCGAGATGGGCGAGATCCCCCTGATCCGCGCCAACCGACTCGGCGGCGCCGGATGGCTGGGCAACCAGGGCGAAAACGCCAACAAGCTCATGCGCCAGCTCGAATTCGGCCGGGCCCAGTTGTACTGGATCGGCTCGGGCCACATGGTCGATAACCTGATCCACCAGATCGACGAGTGCTGCTGGATCAAGGACGCCTGGCCCGTCCGGGCCGAAGGTCTCGGCGGCCGCGTGCCGCGCAGCCAGGACCGTGGGCAGAACATCGACGTCTATTCGATGGAGTACACCTTCGCCGACGGGACCAAGGCGTTCTGCGGGTTCCGTCGGATGAACCACTGCCGCAGCGAGTTCGCCACCTTCATTCATGGGACCAAGTGCGCCGCGCAGTTCTCCGGCGACGTCCACGCCGCCACCGTCCATATGTTCAAGGACCAGCGGATCGAGAAGGGCAACATCGCCTGGACGCCCACGAGAGACCGCTACAGCCCGTGGCAGTACGAGTGGAACGTCTTCATCGACAACATCCGCAACGATCGGCCGCACAACGAGACCAAGCGCGCCGTCTATTCGGACCTCACCTCCTGCATGGGCCGCGCCGCCTGCCATACGGGCCAGACCATTACGTGGGACGATATGATGAAGTCGCGATTCCAGTTCTGCGATTACCTCGACGACCTGGACTACGACAGCCCGCCTCCCGTCAAGGCCGACGCCGACGGCTGGTTCCCCGTCCCCATCCCCGGCCAATGGACCGAAATCTGA
- a CDS encoding Gfo/Idh/MocA family oxidoreductase, which yields MQRRQFLKASAALGAGLTILPSGVLSGANAPSNKLNVALIGTWGRADAHFDAISSENVVALCDVDETHIAHAAKRFPKAQTYVDWRKCLDQKGLDAVLCCTTDHTHAFIANWALNRDLHCYMEKPLGNTVAEARLVRAHYLRKKHKLATQVGTQRHALPNFNRVRELIVDGAIGTLQNGYAWGNRQLRRDGYPPAQGEPPAHLHYDLWIGPSPWHPYNPEYFSRGPGMNCLSWNMFWDFGTGQIGDMGSHTMDLAWNALDADLPTTAEGKGDPYHPEVTPVELTTQFDIPANDWRPAIRLGWYQGGAMPRSPRDYVDLNKIGHGVMFKGEKGFLIADFGSRLIIPFGDHADMGYYNRRDKDQMIPDLGHFQKEWTNACKGSLETSCDFDYSGRLIETMLMGLVAYRTGKKLEYDASAGRVTNDAQANEYLSRQYRPGWTLDG from the coding sequence ATGCAACGACGCCAATTCCTCAAAGCCAGCGCCGCCCTCGGGGCCGGACTGACCATCCTGCCCAGCGGCGTGCTCTCCGGCGCCAACGCGCCGAGCAACAAGCTCAACGTCGCCCTGATCGGCACCTGGGGTCGGGCCGATGCCCACTTCGACGCGATCTCCAGCGAGAACGTCGTGGCCCTGTGCGACGTGGACGAGACGCACATCGCCCACGCCGCCAAGCGGTTCCCCAAGGCGCAGACCTACGTCGATTGGCGCAAGTGCCTCGATCAGAAGGGGCTGGACGCCGTGCTCTGCTGCACCACCGACCACACGCACGCCTTCATCGCCAACTGGGCCCTGAATCGCGACCTGCACTGCTACATGGAGAAACCCCTGGGCAACACGGTCGCTGAGGCCCGCCTGGTCCGCGCCCATTATCTGCGAAAGAAACACAAACTGGCCACCCAGGTCGGCACACAGCGCCACGCCCTGCCGAATTTTAATCGCGTGCGCGAGCTGATCGTCGACGGCGCAATCGGCACGTTGCAGAACGGCTACGCCTGGGGCAACCGCCAACTCCGCCGGGACGGCTATCCGCCCGCCCAAGGCGAGCCGCCGGCCCACCTGCATTACGACCTATGGATCGGGCCGTCGCCCTGGCACCCGTACAACCCCGAGTATTTCTCGCGCGGCCCCGGCATGAACTGTCTGAGCTGGAACATGTTCTGGGACTTCGGCACCGGCCAGATCGGCGACATGGGCAGCCACACGATGGACTTGGCCTGGAACGCGCTCGACGCCGACCTGCCGACGACCGCCGAGGGCAAAGGCGATCCCTACCATCCCGAGGTCACGCCGGTCGAGCTGACGACTCAATTCGACATTCCCGCCAATGACTGGCGCCCCGCCATCCGCCTCGGCTGGTACCAGGGCGGCGCGATGCCCCGCTCGCCCAGAGACTATGTCGATCTGAACAAGATCGGCCACGGCGTGATGTTCAAGGGGGAAAAAGGCTTCCTGATCGCCGATTTCGGGTCGCGTCTGATCATTCCGTTCGGTGATCATGCCGATATGGGCTACTACAATCGGCGCGACAAAGACCAGATGATCCCGGACCTGGGCCACTTCCAGAAGGAATGGACCAACGCCTGTAAGGGCAGCCTGGAGACCTCGTGCGATTTCGACTACAGCGGGCGCCTGATCGAGACCATGCTCATGGGCCTGGTAGCCTACCGCACCGGCAAGAAGCTCGAGTATGACGCGTCTGCCGGCCGCGTCACCAACGACGCTCAGGCCAACGAGTATCTCAGCCGCCAATACCGCCCCGGCTGGACCCTCGACGGCTGA
- a CDS encoding ankyrin repeat domain-containing protein has translation MVRRRILGLALVASCLGIGMSIGLMMMMETRPHQKPVRTGQRTPPSPLHAAAREGDFERVRTLITSGADIDAKDPYHGETPLQVAASGQHAEIVAFLIDHGADIDVVGSHGTALHRAASLGRMNTARLLVDRGADVNTRDRDGETALHRAARQGHFEVAAMLAAHGADLEAERPDGYTPMHLALHRREKEIAEMLIDRGANVRVRALDGETPLHDAARLGDRDLVERLMAAELDVNAQSNRFVTPLLAAVEGMARAESDEHNDVIESLVTAGADVNVQNLQGDTPLLMAATRGRLTLAEFLIAHDADVNAANRDGHTPLIRAIRHSDPAILELLIANGADINARTGDHETVLILATTMGNKTLVERLIAGGAEVDALGGNLMGTALHYAAERGFTPIAQNLLDAGANVNIPDGAGRTPTALAADVNHRNLVAMLVNRGAAVTIHLAAYLGDIETIEKFVEADVDLDAADELGRTPLHLATEQGHRPIAALLVAGGAEVDARDQYGRTPLFLAATRGAEDMVRMLADGGADVNAADRMGRIGLHMASWRGHLDLVHLLIDRGANVDAQTTLGYHEIDVPEPRYYAHSGWTPLQAAADNDHEDVMRLLIAHGATASIWQAVQAGALDAVQSLIAGGADVNVRRTPADKTLLHQAARRGHADVAAFLLAKGADPNAGGWYGRTPLHDAAQAGCQQIAELLLRHGAFVDATDDGDCTPLAEAAIYDCRDVAQCLLDHGAAIDKTSTPGRGQHWLLHSPGWTPLHGAAAMGNEEIAELLLARGADVNAKDRDASMPLHQAAFYGHTTLVGLLVGHGADRDARTRPLAEPPWDAEPSRTPLDHAREGGFADTVAALGGDPNDPALAGKGPYSVIITEAQGLRQFLWFEGIDFEDVWVPTPADLNGLDAALRSFLQANRNIRARTYFHREYVLAHLRRYNREYSGFIKDGTRRIICQMHLMGDFSREASDSGFTIIFDGCCAVVRVVFDAMTGTVIEIDCNGGA, from the coding sequence ATGGTGCGGAGACGAATCCTGGGGTTGGCTCTGGTCGCGTCGTGCCTGGGCATCGGCATGTCCATCGGCCTGATGATGATGATGGAAACGCGCCCCCACCAGAAGCCGGTTCGAACCGGACAGAGGACGCCCCCATCCCCCTTGCACGCAGCCGCCCGCGAGGGGGACTTCGAACGAGTGCGTACCCTCATCACCAGCGGCGCCGACATCGATGCAAAGGACCCCTATCACGGCGAAACACCGCTACAGGTGGCCGCCTCCGGACAACATGCAGAAATCGTGGCCTTCCTCATAGACCATGGTGCCGACATTGATGTCGTCGGCAGCCATGGGACCGCGCTGCACCGCGCCGCCTCCCTCGGCCGGATGAACACCGCGAGGCTCCTTGTCGACCGGGGCGCCGACGTCAATACAAGAGACCGTGATGGAGAGACCGCTTTGCACAGGGCGGCCCGGCAGGGCCACTTCGAAGTCGCAGCGATGTTGGCGGCACACGGCGCCGATCTCGAGGCAGAGCGACCGGACGGCTATACCCCAATGCACTTAGCACTGCATCGCAGAGAGAAAGAGATTGCGGAGATGCTCATCGACCGAGGAGCCAACGTCCGAGTCCGCGCCCTGGACGGCGAGACGCCTCTCCACGACGCCGCCCGACTCGGAGATCGCGACCTGGTTGAACGGCTCATGGCGGCCGAACTCGACGTCAATGCCCAAAGCAATCGCTTTGTGACGCCACTGCTGGCCGCCGTAGAGGGTATGGCACGCGCAGAATCCGATGAGCACAATGACGTGATCGAATCCCTCGTGACCGCCGGCGCCGATGTGAACGTGCAGAACCTTCAGGGAGACACGCCGCTGTTGATGGCCGCAACACGTGGCAGGCTGACCCTTGCCGAATTCCTGATCGCTCATGACGCCGACGTCAATGCGGCCAACAGGGACGGGCACACGCCGCTGATCCGCGCGATCCGTCACAGCGATCCCGCCATACTGGAACTGCTGATCGCCAACGGCGCCGACATCAATGCGAGGACCGGCGACCATGAAACCGTCCTGATTCTGGCGACCACAATGGGCAATAAAACCTTGGTCGAGCGCCTCATCGCCGGCGGCGCCGAGGTGGATGCGCTGGGCGGGAACCTAATGGGCACGGCGCTACACTATGCCGCAGAGCGAGGTTTTACGCCAATCGCGCAGAACCTCCTCGACGCCGGGGCCAACGTAAATATCCCTGACGGTGCGGGACGAACGCCAACCGCCCTGGCCGCAGATGTCAACCACAGGAATCTCGTTGCGATGCTGGTGAACCGCGGCGCCGCAGTAACCATCCACCTGGCCGCGTACCTCGGAGATATCGAGACGATCGAGAAATTCGTTGAGGCCGACGTCGATCTCGATGCAGCGGACGAACTCGGACGCACGCCATTGCATCTCGCCACCGAGCAGGGGCATCGCCCCATCGCTGCACTTCTGGTCGCCGGCGGCGCCGAGGTGGACGCCCGAGACCAATACGGCCGAACGCCTCTGTTTCTGGCGGCGACCCGCGGGGCCGAGGACATGGTAAGAATGCTTGCCGATGGCGGCGCAGACGTCAACGCTGCTGATCGGATGGGGCGTATCGGTCTGCACATGGCCTCCTGGCGCGGGCATCTTGATCTGGTCCACCTTCTGATCGACCGAGGTGCGAACGTCGATGCCCAAACGACACTGGGCTACCATGAGATCGACGTGCCTGAGCCAAGATACTATGCTCACAGCGGCTGGACACCGCTCCAGGCGGCAGCCGACAACGACCATGAGGACGTCATGCGGCTTCTCATCGCCCACGGCGCGACAGCCTCCATCTGGCAGGCGGTGCAGGCCGGCGCCCTCGATGCCGTCCAATCCCTCATCGCCGGCGGCGCCGATGTGAACGTCCGTCGCACCCCCGCAGACAAGACTCTGCTGCATCAGGCGGCCCGACGCGGCCATGCGGACGTCGCCGCATTTCTTCTGGCCAAGGGCGCCGATCCCAACGCAGGGGGATGGTACGGACGCACCCCGCTCCACGACGCCGCCCAGGCAGGATGCCAACAGATCGCGGAGCTTCTTCTGAGACATGGCGCGTTTGTCGATGCGACAGACGATGGTGATTGCACTCCACTGGCCGAAGCCGCCATATACGATTGCCGAGACGTGGCGCAGTGCCTGCTGGACCACGGTGCAGCGATTGACAAGACAAGCACGCCAGGCCGAGGACAGCATTGGCTTCTTCACAGTCCGGGCTGGACGCCGCTCCACGGCGCTGCGGCGATGGGGAATGAGGAAATCGCCGAACTGCTTCTGGCCCGGGGCGCCGACGTGAACGCGAAGGACCGCGATGCGTCCATGCCTCTGCACCAGGCCGCCTTCTACGGTCACACAACCCTCGTGGGACTGTTGGTGGGCCACGGCGCGGACCGGGACGCCAGAACTCGGCCTCTCGCTGAACCACCCTGGGACGCCGAGCCGAGCAGGACGCCTCTGGACCATGCCCGTGAGGGAGGCTTCGCAGACACCGTGGCCGCCCTGGGCGGCGATCCGAACGACCCGGCTCTGGCCGGCAAGGGCCCGTATTCCGTCATCATTACCGAGGCACAAGGCTTGCGACAATTCCTGTGGTTCGAGGGGATCGACTTTGAAGACGTGTGGGTCCCCACCCCGGCCGACCTCAACGGTCTCGATGCCGCCCTGCGGTCTTTTCTTCAGGCCAATCGCAACATACGGGCGAGGACGTACTTCCACCGTGAGTATGTGCTGGCGCATCTACGCCGATACAACCGCGAGTATTCCGGCTTCATCAAGGACGGGACCCGGCGCATCATCTGTCAGATGCACCTTATGGGCGACTTCTCGCGGGAAGCTTCGGACAGCGGGTTCACGATCATATTTGACGGGTGCTGCGCCGTCGTAAGAGTTGTGTTCGATGCCATGACCGGAACCGTCATCGAGATCGACTGCAACGGCGGAGCGTGA
- a CDS encoding glycoside hydrolase family 127 protein, producing the protein MRKTTFITLSLVLTLGGPLFAQGHNSAESSTGANLAVVAEPSSSYVSGDTSDAALNDEYDPRSARDNRRGSYGNWPRTGTQWVQYEWSQPISTDKIDVYWWDDRQGVRLPKACRLLYWDDDAFVAVSNPSGLGVAGDRYNTTTFDEVRTSKLRLEVDSNDTFSTGILEWKVYDSGRSPDFPPRVDAGVDRVVVLGGRTYLSSTTKALARKNAPPMKVTWSKESGPGSVVFEDAGAETTSATFSAVGDYVLKLTAARGSLSGSSTLNVQVVTPPPAENLHLVDTKPYRIDSRLWNDRAKALIVNWIPHCIEKITDPNLREGGINNFIDAANKLAGKPHGRHRGYVFSNAWVYNTIESICVALMVDPQGDREIIEAQQAMKGTLEDWIPKVLAAQEPDGYIQTVYTLSDRQRWSPRHRADHEGYVAGYFLEAAVAHHNLTKGRDLRLYNAAKKLADCWDANIGPPPKKEWYDGHQAMEIALVRFGRFVNDTEGQGAGDRYIQLAKFLLDCRKDGSEYDQSHVPVIQQYEAVGHAVRASYSYAGMADVAMETGDIDYHSAVMSLWDNMVNRKYYVTGGIGSGETSEGFGPDYSLRHNAYCESCSSCGLIFFQHKLNMTYHDARFADLYEETLYNALLGSVDLDAKNFYYQNPLDSYGPRYDWHVCPCCVGNIPRTLLMLPTWTYVTSDDSIYVNLFIGSTVTIEGVAGTDVEMVQKTDYPWSGEVSISVRPAAPRSFSVKIRTPNRSVSDLYTAAPAADGISSIAVNGAKISPAVENGYAVITRTWQAGDEITLTLPMKVQRIRGSDKIEATRGQVALRYGPLIYSAESVDQDLNNVLSPTSALTAKWMDDLLRGVTAIEGAWADGSAFRAIPNYARDNRGTGAAEDGQDGPGRRGRGRRPLSSSVWLKER; encoded by the coding sequence ATGAGGAAAACGACGTTCATCACCCTATCGCTTGTCCTGACGTTGGGTGGCCCGCTTTTCGCCCAGGGACACAACTCGGCCGAGTCATCGACCGGCGCGAACCTGGCCGTTGTCGCTGAGCCGTCAAGTTCCTACGTCTCCGGCGACACCTCCGATGCGGCACTCAACGACGAGTACGATCCGCGAAGCGCGCGCGACAACCGCCGGGGATCGTACGGAAACTGGCCCCGAACGGGCACCCAATGGGTGCAGTACGAATGGAGCCAGCCGATCAGCACAGACAAGATCGACGTATACTGGTGGGACGACCGCCAGGGCGTCCGCTTGCCCAAGGCCTGCCGCCTGCTGTACTGGGACGACGACGCCTTCGTTGCCGTAAGCAATCCTTCCGGCCTGGGCGTGGCAGGCGACCGATACAACACCACGACCTTCGACGAGGTCCGCACGTCGAAGCTCCGGTTGGAGGTCGACTCGAACGACACCTTCTCCACCGGCATCCTGGAGTGGAAGGTCTACGACTCGGGCCGGTCGCCCGACTTCCCGCCCAGGGTCGATGCAGGCGTCGATCGCGTGGTCGTGCTCGGCGGCAGAACCTATCTGTCGAGCACAACAAAGGCGCTGGCGAGGAAGAATGCGCCGCCGATGAAGGTCACCTGGAGCAAGGAGTCGGGCCCTGGGTCGGTCGTTTTCGAAGACGCGGGCGCCGAGACGACCAGCGCGACGTTCTCAGCCGTCGGCGACTACGTGCTCAAGCTCACAGCCGCCCGAGGTTCGCTGAGCGGCTCGTCGACCCTGAACGTCCAGGTCGTGACGCCGCCGCCGGCCGAGAATCTCCATCTGGTCGATACCAAGCCGTACCGGATCGACAGTCGCCTGTGGAACGACCGGGCCAAGGCCCTGATCGTCAATTGGATCCCGCATTGCATCGAGAAGATCACCGACCCGAACCTCAGAGAAGGTGGGATCAACAACTTCATCGACGCCGCCAACAAGCTGGCGGGCAAGCCCCACGGCCGGCACCGGGGCTACGTCTTCTCCAACGCCTGGGTCTACAACACGATCGAATCGATCTGCGTGGCCCTGATGGTCGATCCACAGGGCGACCGGGAGATCATCGAGGCACAGCAGGCCATGAAGGGCACGCTGGAGGACTGGATTCCGAAGGTTTTGGCCGCCCAGGAGCCGGACGGCTACATCCAGACCGTCTATACGCTCAGCGACCGCCAGCGCTGGTCGCCGAGACATCGCGCCGACCACGAAGGCTACGTCGCGGGCTACTTCCTCGAAGCCGCGGTGGCCCACCACAACCTCACCAAGGGCCGGGACCTGCGCCTTTACAACGCGGCCAAGAAACTCGCCGACTGTTGGGACGCCAATATCGGCCCGCCCCCGAAAAAGGAATGGTACGACGGCCACCAGGCGATGGAGATCGCTCTGGTTCGATTCGGCCGATTCGTCAACGACACCGAGGGACAGGGCGCCGGCGACAGGTACATCCAACTGGCCAAGTTCCTCCTGGACTGCCGCAAGGACGGCTCGGAATACGATCAGAGCCACGTTCCGGTGATCCAACAGTACGAGGCGGTCGGACACGCTGTTCGAGCATCGTATTCTTACGCGGGCATGGCCGACGTCGCAATGGAAACCGGTGACATCGACTATCACAGCGCGGTCATGAGCCTCTGGGACAATATGGTCAACCGCAAGTACTATGTGACGGGCGGCATCGGCAGTGGCGAGACCTCCGAGGGATTCGGCCCGGACTATTCGCTGCGCCACAACGCCTACTGCGAATCCTGTTCGAGCTGCGGCCTGATCTTCTTCCAGCACAAGCTCAACATGACCTACCACGACGCACGCTTCGCCGACCTCTACGAAGAGACGCTCTACAACGCCCTGCTCGGCTCGGTCGATCTCGACGCGAAGAACTTCTATTATCAGAACCCGCTCGATTCGTACGGTCCGCGCTACGACTGGCACGTCTGCCCCTGCTGCGTCGGCAATATCCCCCGAACCCTGCTGATGCTGCCCACCTGGACCTACGTCACGAGCGACGACAGCATCTACGTGAACCTGTTCATCGGCAGCACCGTGACGATCGAGGGCGTCGCGGGCACCGACGTGGAGATGGTCCAGAAGACCGACTATCCCTGGTCCGGCGAGGTGTCCATCTCCGTTCGCCCCGCCGCCCCCCGGAGCTTCAGCGTCAAGATTCGCACGCCCAACCGCAGCGTCAGCGACCTTTACACCGCTGCGCCCGCAGCCGACGGCATCAGTTCCATCGCCGTCAATGGGGCGAAGATCTCCCCGGCCGTTGAAAATGGTTATGCCGTGATTACGCGCACGTGGCAGGCCGGAGACGAGATCACCCTGACCTTGCCGATGAAGGTCCAGCGAATCCGCGGCAGCGACAAGATCGAGGCGACCCGAGGGCAGGTGGCCCTGCGGTATGGCCCGCTGATCTACAGCGCCGAAAGCGTCGATCAGGACCTGAACAACGTTCTGAGTCCGACGTCCGCCCTGACGGCCAAGTGGATGGATGATTTGCTCAGGGGTGTGACGGCGATCGAGGGCGCGTGGGCCGACGGCTCCGCTTTCCGCGCAATCCCCAACTACGCCAGAGACAATCGCGGCACCGGCGCCGCTGAAGACGGCCAGGACGGTCCCGGCCGCCGTGGACGCGGTCGCCGTCCTCTCAGTTCGTCCGTCTGGTTGAAAGAGCGATAA
- the prfB gene encoding peptide chain release factor 2 (programmed frameshift), with translation MEVAELKGLIGELEARVVKIRDWLDLPGKRAQLDQLEQQMSREGFWDNPEAAQRTTGQLSTLKAVVEPVEELQREVADLSELYQLAAEEGDGDELEQLEEDVDSLMRRCDKIELAGLLSRPEDTKNCFISIHAGAGGTESCDWANMLLRMYTRFFDANRFKYEELDLVPGEEAGIRSVTLRVIGPFAFGKLSCEVGVHRLVRISPFDSQKRRHTSFAAVDCTPEFDEDIEIEISEEDIRIDTYRAGGAGGQHVNKVSSAVRITHLPTGLVVQCQNERSQHKNKAQAMKVLKGRLYMLEQQKRDAEVARLYGDKGEIAWGNQIRSYVLQPYQMVKDHRTNYQTGNVEAVLDGDLDALIESFLRHRVKDNKTKTA, from the exons ATGGAAGTAGCGGAACTGAAAGGTTTGATCGGCGAGCTTGAGGCCCGAGTCGTGAAGATTCGGGACTGGCTT GACTTGCCCGGCAAGAGGGCGCAATTAGACCAGTTGGAGCAGCAGATGTCTCGCGAGGGCTTCTGGGACAACCCGGAAGCCGCCCAGCGCACGACCGGCCAGCTCAGCACGCTCAAGGCGGTGGTCGAGCCGGTCGAGGAGTTGCAGCGTGAGGTGGCGGACCTGAGCGAGTTGTATCAACTGGCGGCTGAAGAAGGTGACGGCGACGAGCTGGAGCAGTTGGAGGAGGACGTCGATTCGCTGATGCGCCGCTGCGACAAGATCGAGCTGGCGGGCCTGCTGTCGCGTCCGGAGGACACGAAGAACTGCTTCATCAGCATCCACGCCGGGGCGGGAGGCACCGAAAGCTGCGATTGGGCGAACATGCTGCTGCGCATGTACACGCGTTTTTTCGATGCCAACCGCTTCAAGTACGAGGAGTTGGACCTCGTGCCGGGCGAAGAGGCCGGAATCCGCTCGGTGACGTTGCGAGTGATCGGGCCGTTCGCGTTCGGCAAGCTCTCGTGCGAGGTGGGTGTCCATCGGCTCGTGCGCATCAGCCCGTTCGACTCCCAGAAACGCCGCCACACGAGCTTTGCCGCCGTCGATTGCACGCCTGAGTTCGACGAGGATATCGAGATCGAGATCAGCGAGGAAGATATTCGTATCGATACCTATCGTGCCGGCGGGGCGGGCGGCCAGCATGTGAACAAGGTCAGTTCGGCGGTGCGCATCACGCACCTGCCGACCGGCCTGGTCGTGCAGTGCCAGAACGAGCGGAGCCAGCACAAGAACAAGGCCCAGGCCATGAAGGTGCTCAAGGGCCGGCTCTACATGCTCGAGCAGCAGAAGCGCGATGCCGAGGTGGCCAGGCTCTACGGCGACAAGGGCGAAATCGCGTGGGGCAACCAGATTCGCAGCTATGTGCTGCAACCCTATCAGATGGTCAAGGACCATCGTACGAACTACCAGACGGGCAACGTCGAGGCCGTGCTGGACGGCGACCTGGATGCGCTCATCGAGAGCTTCCTGCGGCACCGGGTCAAGGACAACAAGACGAAGACCGCGTAG
- a CDS encoding enolase C-terminal domain-like protein produces MDMNRRRFLRWTGLAAAGSSVSGCSGVTRPLQTGRKPSGVTMEELDTAIAGPVLQRNRLDLPVAIESIRLLRKDREYFVHVRSRDGAEGIAVTNDRAVQLSAILKERVIPYFIGKDARDLETHLWGVYRHQSNYKLQGLALWCPVAWVEFAVLDMLGRIAGKSMGELFGPVVRREVPYYVASSRRDSTPQEEVEHLQQLIDETGARAVKYRVGGRMSRNEDALPGRTKTLIPLSRKVLGDRIDIHADSNSSYDPPVAIEIGRMLEEIRAVYFEEPCPFDHLEDTKRVADTLTIPVAGGEQEYSEWRFRWTIANRGVDIVQPDLQYYGGLVRSTRVARMAALADMPTTVHISGGFGFVYMLHFASYVPDVGRYQEYKKGIEKYAGWFDPPLKAANGAMAVPTGPGVGIVNIADVLEDAQEV; encoded by the coding sequence ATGGATATGAATCGCCGTCGTTTTCTCAGATGGACGGGGCTTGCGGCCGCCGGCTCGTCCGTTTCCGGATGCAGCGGGGTCACGAGGCCGTTGCAGACCGGCCGGAAGCCATCGGGTGTCACGATGGAGGAGTTGGACACCGCCATAGCAGGGCCGGTTCTTCAGCGTAATAGGCTCGATTTGCCCGTCGCGATCGAGTCCATTCGTCTGCTGCGAAAGGATCGGGAGTATTTCGTTCACGTCCGCTCGCGGGACGGCGCCGAAGGCATCGCGGTGACCAACGACCGCGCGGTGCAGCTTTCTGCGATTCTGAAGGAGCGGGTGATCCCGTACTTCATCGGCAAGGACGCACGCGACCTGGAGACGCATCTTTGGGGCGTGTATCGCCATCAGAGCAACTACAAGCTTCAGGGCCTGGCGCTGTGGTGTCCCGTGGCGTGGGTGGAGTTTGCGGTGCTCGATATGCTCGGCCGTATTGCCGGCAAGTCGATGGGGGAACTGTTCGGGCCGGTGGTGCGGAGGGAGGTCCCTTACTATGTGGCCAGCAGCCGGCGCGACAGCACGCCGCAGGAGGAGGTCGAGCACCTTCAGCAATTGATCGACGAAACCGGTGCCCGCGCCGTCAAGTACCGCGTGGGCGGGCGCATGAGTCGCAACGAGGACGCCTTACCCGGCCGCACGAAGACGCTGATCCCTCTGTCGCGCAAGGTCCTGGGCGACCGGATCGACATTCACGCCGATTCCAACAGCAGCTACGACCCGCCCGTCGCCATTGAGATCGGCCGGATGCTGGAAGAGATCCGGGCCGTCTACTTCGAGGAGCCTTGTCCTTTCGACCATCTGGAGGATACAAAGCGCGTCGCAGATACCTTGACGATCCCCGTAGCGGGGGGCGAGCAGGAATACAGCGAGTGGCGTTTTCGCTGGACGATCGCCAATCGCGGTGTGGATATCGTTCAGCCGGACCTGCAATACTACGGGGGGCTGGTCCGCAGCACGCGGGTCGCCCGCATGGCGGCCCTGGCGGACATGCCCACCACCGTGCACATTTCCGGCGGCTTCGGTTTCGTCTACATGCTGCACTTCGCTTCGTACGTGCCCGATGTCGGCCGCTATCAGGAGTACAAGAAGGGCATCGAGAAATACGCCGGCTGGTTCGACCCGCCCCTGAAAGCCGCCAACGGCGCCATGGCCGTGCCGACCGGCCCCGGCGTCGGCATTGTCAACATCGCCGACGTGCTCGAAGACGCCCAGGAAGTCTGA